One Paramisgurnus dabryanus chromosome 10, PD_genome_1.1, whole genome shotgun sequence genomic region harbors:
- the LOC135779616 gene encoding C-type lectin domain family 4 member M-like: protein MERKQLLTHNYNLTKENERLLSNLTEEREKFRKKSDELQAVRQVELKVGFMGWIKLSSVRRPITKSCVVIRTLCSRSGEAAPAELAGYSQNALAIWSDSRRDCEERGANLLIINNKEEQEFVLKATAGYNYWIGLSKEGGEWKWVDGTTLTLSFWVNGSSYNHNCAAADASGWTDYQCNSIYRWICEKRIFEHQNKNLFSNFVTQ, encoded by the exons ATGGAAAGAAAACAACTACTAACACACAACTATAACTTGACTAAAGAAAATGAGAGATTACTTTCAAATCTGACTGAAGAAAGAGAGAAATTCAGAAAAAAGAGTGATGAACTTCAAGCGGTCAGACAAG tggaactgaAGGTTGGATTCATGGGTTGGATTAAActgtcatcagtgaggcgaccaatcacgaAGAGCTGTGTCGTCATCAGAACTCTgtgcagccgctctggagaggctgcaccggctgagttagccggctactctcaaaacgctcttgcg ATCTGGAGTGACAGCAGACGAGACTGTGAAGAGAGAGGAGCAAATCTGCTGATTATAaacaacaaagaggaacaa GAGTTTGTGCTGAAGGCTACAGCTGGTTATAATTATTGGATTGGTCTGAGTAAAGAGGGAGGGGAGTGGAAATGGGTTGATGGCACCACATTGACATTAAG TTTCTGGGTGAATGGATCATCTTACAATCATAATTGTGCTGCAGCAGATGCATCAGGATGGACTGATTATCAGTGTAATTCAATATACAGATGGATCTGTGAGAAGAGAATCTTTGAACACCAGAACAAAAATCTGTTTAGTAATTTTGTTACACaatga